One segment of Variovorax paradoxus DNA contains the following:
- a CDS encoding YoaK family protein, with protein sequence MKPTLPQLMSLNGGFIDTAGFLALHGLFTAHVTGNFVTIGAALVHGTSGAITKLLALPVFCAMVILARLVSYGLPALGLPVLRTMLAAKAVLLLAGGVLAIRFGPFADGDSAAAMAAGLVLVSAMAIQNAVHRIHLGSAPPTTLMTGTTTQVMVDLADLLRGGQAPEEAAAARTRMRRMAAAVAWFASGCAAAALIYARWNVWCFAVPPVLAACAVALQRSTHEGDPAAPPSTPASAAARHL encoded by the coding sequence ATGAAACCCACCCTGCCCCAGCTCATGAGCCTCAACGGCGGCTTCATCGACACCGCCGGCTTCCTCGCGCTGCACGGCCTGTTCACCGCGCACGTGACGGGCAACTTCGTCACCATCGGCGCGGCGCTGGTGCACGGCACCTCGGGTGCCATCACCAAGCTGCTGGCGCTGCCGGTGTTCTGCGCGATGGTGATACTGGCCCGCCTGGTGAGCTACGGGCTGCCCGCGCTCGGCCTGCCGGTGCTGCGCACCATGCTGGCGGCCAAGGCCGTGCTGCTGCTCGCGGGCGGCGTGCTCGCGATCCGCTTCGGGCCTTTTGCCGACGGCGACAGCGCCGCCGCGATGGCCGCAGGCCTGGTGCTCGTGTCGGCGATGGCGATCCAGAACGCGGTGCACCGCATCCACCTCGGCAGTGCCCCGCCGACCACGCTCATGACCGGAACGACCACGCAGGTCATGGTCGACCTCGCCGACCTGCTGCGCGGGGGACAGGCGCCCGAGGAGGCTGCGGCGGCGCGCACGCGCATGCGGCGCATGGCGGCCGCGGTGGCGTGGTTCGCCTCGGGCTGCGCGGCGGCGGCGCTCATCTACGCGCGCTGGAACGTCTGGTGCTTCGCCGTGCCGCCGGTGCTGGCGGCGTGCGCCGTCGCGCTGCAGCGCAGCACGCACGAAGGCGATCCGGCGGCGCCGCCGTCCACGCCGGCCTCAGCAGCCGCGCGTCATTTGTAG
- a CDS encoding antibiotic biosynthesis monooxygenase — protein MTADDRQPGLRTASLGEIAGRAVPGAETVTAVIQQTVRRESVAAYEQWLKKVVPIASRFPGHRGVNVIHPAAGGLQYTVTIRFDSLAHAQDWFGSETRRELVREVAPLLDADEKVETRTGLEFWFHPPAGQPPAKRYKQFLLTLSVIYPLTILVPAVLHRLLAPVPVVSGYWLEHLVASAVLVGLMVYVVMPRYTRLMARWLYK, from the coding sequence ATGACCGCCGACGACCGCCAGCCAGGGCTGCGCACCGCCAGCCTCGGCGAGATCGCAGGCCGCGCCGTGCCGGGCGCGGAGACCGTCACCGCCGTGATCCAGCAGACGGTACGGCGCGAATCCGTTGCCGCCTACGAGCAATGGCTGAAGAAGGTGGTGCCGATCGCCTCGCGCTTTCCGGGGCACCGCGGCGTCAACGTGATTCATCCGGCCGCGGGCGGGCTGCAATACACCGTCACCATCCGCTTCGATTCGCTGGCGCATGCGCAGGACTGGTTCGGCTCCGAGACGCGCCGCGAACTGGTGCGCGAGGTGGCTCCGCTGCTCGATGCCGACGAGAAGGTCGAGACCCGCACCGGCCTCGAGTTCTGGTTCCACCCGCCCGCGGGCCAGCCGCCGGCCAAACGCTACAAGCAGTTCCTGCTGACGCTGTCGGTGATCTATCCGCTGACGATCCTGGTGCCCGCCGTGCTGCACCGCCTGCTGGCGCCGGTGCCGGTGGTGTCCGGCTACTGGCTGGAGCACCTGGTGGCTTCGGCGGTGCTCGTGGGGCTGATGGTGTACGTCGTGATGCCGAGGTATACGCGCCTGATGGCGCGCTGGCTCTACAAATGA
- a CDS encoding GNAT family N-acetyltransferase, giving the protein MTPSPSSPASPAPVEVRDNPAKHRFEYAEQGERAVAIYSLDGNVITFIHTLVPEALQGRGIAKQLVLAGLASARERGLRVVPQCPVFNAYMRAHPETHDLLAEEGRKLLGL; this is encoded by the coding sequence ATGACCCCTTCTCCTTCTTCCCCCGCATCTCCTGCACCCGTCGAAGTCCGCGACAACCCGGCGAAGCACCGCTTCGAATACGCCGAACAGGGCGAGCGCGCGGTCGCGATCTATTCGCTCGACGGCAACGTCATCACCTTCATCCACACGCTGGTGCCCGAAGCGCTGCAGGGCCGGGGCATCGCGAAGCAGCTGGTGCTGGCCGGGCTGGCGTCCGCGCGCGAGCGCGGGCTGCGCGTGGTGCCGCAGTGCCCGGTGTTCAACGCCTACATGCGCGCCCATCCCGAGACGCACGACCTGCTGGCCGAAGAAGGCCGCAAGCTGCTCGGCCTCTGA
- a CDS encoding AraC family transcriptional regulator codes for MREGAFGDLLGRCFELPSAPALVMLPAPFAVTRITCTPDRLGMKREIPREDAFLVVLHLVGVRHHETWLRGRPAVVRGYAPGALSIVDLRDEVASYLGNPLDALHFYLPHALVRAVALAQGMSGVSGLACAPGMVDPVMCSLGAAVLALLERPQPGGTPVHRHLALAICAHLVHRFGNNALTTGAAAATRLARHVNRPLQLH; via the coding sequence ATGCGCGAGGGGGCTTTCGGCGACCTGCTGGGACGGTGCTTCGAGCTGCCGTCCGCCCCCGCGCTCGTCATGCTGCCCGCGCCTTTCGCGGTCACGCGCATCACCTGCACGCCGGACCGGCTGGGCATGAAGCGGGAAATCCCGCGCGAGGACGCCTTCCTCGTCGTGCTCCACCTCGTCGGCGTGCGCCATCACGAGACCTGGCTGCGCGGGCGGCCGGCGGTGGTGCGCGGCTATGCGCCGGGCGCGCTCAGCATCGTCGACCTGCGGGACGAGGTCGCCAGCTACCTCGGCAACCCGCTCGACGCGCTGCACTTCTACCTGCCGCATGCGCTGGTGCGCGCCGTGGCGCTGGCGCAGGGCATGTCCGGCGTGAGCGGGCTGGCCTGTGCGCCGGGCATGGTCGACCCGGTGATGTGCAGCCTCGGCGCGGCCGTGCTGGCCCTGCTCGAACGGCCGCAGCCCGGCGGTACGCCGGTGCATCGGCATCTGGCGCTGGCCATCTGCGCGCACCTGGTGCACCGGTTCGGGAACAATGCCTTGACGACCGGCGCGGCTGCCGCAACACGGCTGGCACGGCACGTGAATCGCCCTCTCCAGCTGCATTGA
- a CDS encoding alpha/beta fold hydrolase, giving the protein MTTLTLRDGTELYYKDWGSGQPIVFSHGWPLSADMWDAQMLFFAERGYRAIAFDRRGFGRSSQPWTGYDYDTFADDIAELIEKLDLKDVILAGFSMGGGDVTRYIARKGSSRIARLALISAVTPLFMKTADHPVGPDASLFAGIRAGLVADRPQFLDDFSTLFYGTNRSGAKVSQGVFKQTLQIALQASIKATIDCVTAFSETDFRPDMAKIDVPTLVIHGDDDQVVPFEATGKLAAEMIRNATLKVYAGAPHATCNTHAAQVNADLLAFIEG; this is encoded by the coding sequence ATGACCACACTCACCCTGCGCGACGGCACAGAGCTCTACTACAAGGACTGGGGCTCGGGCCAGCCCATCGTGTTCAGCCACGGCTGGCCGCTGAGCGCCGACATGTGGGACGCCCAGATGCTGTTCTTCGCGGAGCGCGGCTACCGCGCGATCGCGTTCGATCGCCGCGGCTTCGGCCGCTCGAGCCAGCCCTGGACCGGCTACGACTACGACACCTTCGCCGACGACATCGCCGAGCTGATCGAGAAGCTCGACCTGAAGGACGTGATCCTGGCCGGCTTCTCGATGGGCGGCGGCGACGTCACGCGCTACATCGCGCGCAAGGGCAGCTCGCGCATTGCCAGGCTGGCGCTCATCAGCGCGGTGACGCCGCTGTTCATGAAGACGGCCGACCACCCCGTGGGCCCCGACGCCTCGCTGTTCGCCGGCATCCGCGCAGGCCTGGTGGCCGATCGCCCGCAGTTCCTCGACGACTTCAGCACGCTGTTCTACGGCACGAACCGGTCCGGCGCGAAGGTGTCGCAGGGCGTGTTCAAGCAGACGCTGCAGATCGCGCTGCAGGCTTCCATCAAGGCCACGATCGATTGCGTGACCGCGTTCTCGGAAACCGACTTCCGCCCCGACATGGCGAAGATCGACGTGCCCACGCTCGTGATCCATGGCGACGACGACCAGGTGGTGCCGTTCGAGGCCACCGGGAAGCTGGCGGCCGAGATGATCCGCAACGCGACGCTGAAGGTGTATGCCGGCGCGCCGCACGCCACCTGCAACACGCACGCCGCACAGGTGAACGCCGACCTGCTCGCGTTCATCGAGGGCTGA
- a CDS encoding Dps family protein, whose protein sequence is MAHSKASRPATGKSVKALASSTRARRTASLHTPSDLGADATRDISAALNVLLADVFALYFKTKNFHWHMSGPSFRDYHLLLDEQADQIFATIDPIAERVRKVGGTTLRSTGHAARLQRLSDNDADFVTPIGMLAELREDNQRLAGFMRATHGVCDEYGDVATASVLENWIDEAEKRTWFLFESVRES, encoded by the coding sequence ATGGCCCATTCGAAAGCCTCCAGGCCGGCAACCGGCAAATCCGTGAAGGCGCTGGCGAGCAGCACCAGGGCGCGCCGCACCGCATCGCTGCACACGCCCAGCGACCTTGGCGCCGATGCCACGCGCGACATCTCGGCGGCGCTCAACGTGCTGCTGGCCGACGTGTTCGCGCTGTACTTCAAGACGAAGAACTTCCACTGGCACATGTCGGGCCCGTCGTTCCGCGACTACCACCTGCTGCTCGACGAGCAGGCCGACCAGATCTTCGCGACCATCGACCCGATCGCGGAGCGCGTGCGCAAGGTGGGCGGCACCACGCTGCGTTCGACCGGACATGCCGCGCGGCTGCAGCGCCTGTCGGACAACGACGCCGACTTCGTGACCCCCATCGGCATGCTCGCCGAGCTGCGCGAGGACAACCAGCGCCTGGCCGGCTTCATGCGCGCCACGCACGGCGTGTGCGACGAATACGGCGACGTGGCCACGGCCAGCGTGCTGGAGAACTGGATCGACGAGGCCGAAAAGCGCACGTGGTTCCTGTTCGAGTCGGTGCGCGAAAGCTGA
- a CDS encoding MFS transporter, with amino-acid sequence MTEGTHTASAAKASGGGFAPLRQPVFAVLWAATVLGNIGSFMRDVASSWLVTDLSASPTAVALIQTAATLPIFLLAIPAGVLSDILDRRRFLIFVQLVLASVSGTLLVLSHTGALTVEYLIALTFVGGIGAALMGPTWQSIVPELVPRADLKSAVALNSLGINIARSIGPAAGGLILASFGAAVTYGADVLSYVFVIAALIWWKRPAAVDSGLSENFFGAFRAGLRYTRASKELHRVLLRAAVFFLFASSVWALLPLVARQMLGGTAGFYGVLLGAVGAGAIAGALVMPRLRERLDADGLVLLASVITAAVMGALVFAPPKWLAVLLLLLLGLGWIIALTTLNGVAQSILPNWVRGRGLAVYLTVFNGAMAAGSLGWGLVAQEIGVPYTLVAGAVGLVVVALLFHRARLPSGESDLQASNHWPEPLVAEPVAHDRGPVMIQVEYRIRKEDRPAFLAAMKRLSLERRRDGAYAWGVTEHTGDAERVMEWFLVESWAEHLRQHHRVSHADADLQNEAVRFHIGPEKPVVHHFLSL; translated from the coding sequence ATGACTGAGGGCACCCACACCGCAAGCGCCGCCAAGGCCTCCGGCGGAGGCTTCGCACCGCTGCGCCAGCCCGTCTTCGCCGTGCTGTGGGCGGCCACCGTGCTCGGCAACATCGGCAGCTTCATGCGCGACGTGGCGAGCTCGTGGCTGGTGACCGACCTCTCGGCCAGCCCGACCGCCGTGGCGCTGATCCAGACCGCGGCCACGCTGCCGATCTTCCTGCTGGCCATACCGGCGGGCGTGCTGTCGGACATCCTCGACCGCCGACGCTTCCTGATCTTCGTGCAGCTGGTGCTCGCCAGCGTCAGCGGCACGTTGCTGGTGCTCTCGCACACCGGCGCGCTCACCGTCGAGTACCTGATCGCGCTGACCTTCGTCGGCGGCATCGGCGCGGCGCTGATGGGGCCGACCTGGCAGTCGATCGTGCCGGAGCTGGTGCCGCGTGCGGACCTGAAGAGCGCGGTGGCGCTGAACTCGCTGGGCATCAACATCGCGCGCTCCATCGGCCCGGCCGCGGGCGGCCTGATCCTCGCGAGCTTCGGCGCGGCCGTCACGTACGGCGCCGACGTGCTGAGCTATGTGTTCGTGATTGCCGCGCTGATCTGGTGGAAGCGCCCGGCGGCGGTCGACAGCGGGCTGTCGGAGAACTTCTTCGGCGCCTTCCGCGCCGGCCTGCGCTACACGCGCGCCAGCAAGGAGCTGCACCGCGTGCTGCTGCGCGCGGCCGTGTTCTTCCTGTTCGCGAGTTCGGTGTGGGCGCTGCTGCCGCTGGTGGCGCGCCAGATGCTGGGCGGCACGGCCGGCTTCTACGGCGTGCTGCTGGGCGCGGTAGGCGCGGGCGCCATCGCCGGTGCGCTGGTGATGCCGCGGCTGCGCGAGCGGCTCGATGCCGACGGCCTGGTGTTGCTGGCTTCGGTGATCACTGCTGCCGTGATGGGTGCGCTGGTGTTCGCGCCGCCGAAGTGGCTGGCGGTGCTGCTGCTGTTGCTGCTCGGCCTGGGCTGGATCATCGCGCTGACCACGCTCAACGGCGTGGCCCAGTCGATCCTGCCGAACTGGGTGCGCGGCCGCGGCCTCGCGGTATACCTAACCGTGTTCAACGGCGCCATGGCCGCGGGCAGCCTCGGCTGGGGCCTGGTCGCGCAGGAGATCGGGGTGCCGTACACGCTGGTGGCCGGGGCCGTCGGTCTCGTGGTGGTGGCCCTGCTGTTCCACCGTGCACGCCTGCCCAGCGGCGAGTCGGACCTGCAGGCTTCCAACCACTGGCCCGAACCGCTGGTGGCCGAGCCCGTCGCGCACGACCGCGGCCCGGTGATGATCCAGGTCGAGTACCGCATCCGCAAGGAGGACCGCCCCGCGTTCCTCGCCGCCATGAAGCGCCTGTCGCTGGAGCGCCGCCGCGACGGTGCCTACGCATGGGGCGTGACCGAGCACACCGGCGACGCCGAGCGCGTGATGGAGTGGTTCCTGGTCGAGTCGTGGGCGGAGCACCTGCGCCAGCACCACCGCGTGTCGCATGCCGACGCCGACCTGCAGAACGAGGCCGTGCGCTTCCACATCGGGCCCGAAAAGCCCGTGGTGCATCACTTCCTGTCGCTCTGA
- a CDS encoding DoxX family protein has protein sequence MKTMRWQPSPVLRWVALLLLCAAYLQGGFNKAMDFGSAIAEMDHFGVSPAAPMAAAVIVLELGASALILTGFHRWLGALALAAFTLFATFVALRYWQLPVGQERFMAANSFYEHLGLVGGFLLVAWHDLQGRKDD, from the coding sequence ATGAAGACGATGCGTTGGCAACCCTCACCCGTGCTGCGCTGGGTCGCGCTGCTGCTGCTGTGCGCGGCCTACCTGCAGGGCGGCTTCAACAAGGCAATGGACTTCGGATCGGCCATCGCCGAGATGGACCACTTCGGCGTGTCGCCCGCGGCACCGATGGCCGCGGCCGTCATCGTGCTGGAACTGGGCGCCTCGGCGCTCATCCTCACGGGCTTCCATCGCTGGCTGGGCGCGCTGGCGCTGGCGGCGTTCACGCTGTTCGCCACCTTCGTGGCACTGCGCTACTGGCAGCTTCCGGTGGGGCAGGAACGCTTCATGGCCGCGAACTCGTTCTACGAGCATCTCGGTCTGGTCGGCGGCTTCCTGCTGGTGGCATGGCACGACCTGCAGGGGCGCAAGGATGACTGA
- a CDS encoding amidohydrolase codes for MAGTATPDLILHNGRFTTLDRANPEAGAVAIKDGRFLRVGRAEDVLPLAGSGTRVVDLKGKRVLPGLIDNHLHIIRGGLNYNLELRWDGVRSLADAMGMLKRQVANTPAPQWVRVVGGFTEHQFAEKRLPTIDELNAVAPDTPVFILHLYDRALLNGAALRAVGYTRDTPAPPGGEIVRDSAGNPTGLLLAKPNASILYATLAKGPKLPFEYQLNSTRHFMRELNRLGVTGALDAGGGFQNYPDDYQVIQQLADAGQLTIRLAYNLFTQKPKQEKEDFLNWTATSRYKQGSDYFRHNGAGEMLVFSAADFEDFRQPRPDMGPEMEGELEEVVRVLAQNRWPWRLHATYDETIDRALDVFEKVNQDTPLAGLNWFFDHCETISEKSIDRIAALGGGIAVQHRMAYQGEYFVERYGAGAAEATPPVKRMLEKGVNVSAGTDATRVASYNPWVSLSWLITGKTVGGMQITPQRNCVDRETALRMWTEKVTWFSNEVGKKGRIEAGQLADLIVPDRDFFACAESDIADTTALLTMVGGKVVYGAGPFASLDEGTPPAAMPDWSPARTFGGYAGWADTKEGAPLQKALQNSMRKAAAACACANDCNVHGHQHATAWSSKLPIADLKSFWGALGCACWAV; via the coding sequence ATGGCAGGCACCGCCACTCCCGACCTGATCCTTCACAACGGCCGCTTCACCACGCTGGACCGGGCCAACCCCGAGGCCGGCGCCGTGGCCATCAAGGACGGCCGCTTCCTGCGCGTGGGCCGTGCCGAGGACGTGCTGCCGCTGGCCGGCAGCGGCACCCGCGTGGTCGACCTGAAGGGCAAGCGCGTGCTGCCCGGCCTCATCGACAACCACCTGCACATCATCCGCGGCGGCCTCAACTACAACCTCGAGCTGCGCTGGGACGGCGTGCGCAGCCTGGCCGATGCCATGGGCATGCTCAAGCGCCAGGTGGCCAACACACCCGCGCCGCAATGGGTGCGCGTGGTCGGCGGCTTCACCGAGCACCAGTTCGCCGAGAAGCGGCTGCCCACCATCGACGAGTTGAACGCCGTGGCGCCCGACACGCCAGTGTTCATCCTGCACCTGTACGACCGCGCGCTGCTCAACGGCGCCGCGCTGCGCGCCGTGGGCTACACCCGCGACACGCCCGCGCCGCCCGGCGGCGAGATCGTGCGCGACAGCGCCGGCAACCCGACGGGGCTGCTGCTGGCCAAGCCCAACGCATCGATCCTGTACGCCACGCTGGCCAAGGGACCGAAGCTGCCCTTCGAGTACCAGCTGAATTCCACGCGCCACTTCATGCGCGAGCTCAACCGGCTCGGCGTGACCGGCGCGCTCGACGCGGGCGGCGGCTTCCAGAACTATCCCGACGACTACCAGGTGATCCAGCAGCTGGCCGATGCCGGCCAGCTCACCATCCGCCTCGCCTACAACCTGTTCACTCAGAAGCCCAAGCAGGAGAAGGAAGACTTCCTCAACTGGACGGCCACGTCCAGGTACAAGCAGGGCAGCGACTACTTCCGCCACAACGGCGCGGGCGAGATGCTCGTGTTCTCGGCCGCCGACTTCGAGGACTTCCGCCAGCCGCGTCCCGACATGGGGCCGGAGATGGAAGGCGAACTGGAGGAAGTGGTGCGCGTGCTCGCGCAGAACCGCTGGCCCTGGCGCCTGCACGCCACCTACGACGAGACCATCGACCGCGCGCTCGACGTGTTCGAGAAGGTCAACCAGGACACGCCGCTGGCCGGGCTGAACTGGTTCTTCGACCACTGCGAGACCATCTCCGAGAAGTCGATCGACCGCATCGCGGCGCTCGGCGGCGGCATCGCGGTGCAGCACCGCATGGCTTACCAGGGCGAGTACTTCGTCGAGCGCTACGGCGCCGGCGCGGCCGAGGCCACGCCGCCCGTGAAGCGCATGCTCGAGAAGGGCGTGAACGTGTCCGCGGGCACCGACGCCACGCGCGTCGCCTCGTACAACCCGTGGGTGTCGCTGTCGTGGCTCATCACCGGCAAGACGGTGGGCGGCATGCAGATCACGCCGCAGCGCAACTGCGTCGACCGCGAGACCGCGCTGCGCATGTGGACCGAGAAGGTCACCTGGTTCTCCAACGAGGTCGGCAAGAAGGGCCGCATCGAGGCCGGCCAGCTGGCCGACCTGATCGTGCCCGACCGCGACTTCTTCGCCTGCGCCGAATCGGACATCGCCGACACCACGGCGCTGCTCACGATGGTGGGCGGCAAGGTGGTCTACGGCGCCGGACCGTTCGCCTCGCTCGACGAAGGCACGCCGCCCGCGGCCATGCCCGACTGGTCGCCCGCGCGCACTTTCGGTGGCTACGCCGGCTGGGCCGACACGAAGGAGGGCGCGCCGTTGCAGAAGGCGCTGCAGAACTCGATGCGCAAGGCGGCCGCCGCCTGCGCCTGCGCGAACGACTGCAACGTGCACGGCCACCAGCACGCCACGGCCTGGAGCAGCAAGCTGCCCATTGCCGACCTGAAGAGCTTCTGGGGCGCGCTCGGTTGCGCCTGCTGGGCGGTGTGA